In one Roseburia intestinalis L1-82 genomic region, the following are encoded:
- a CDS encoding Rossmann-like and DUF2520 domain-containing protein, giving the protein MQISFIGAGKVGVSLGKYFISKGRKVGGYYSLSPKSAAWAANFTNTKQYQSIEEIISSSDMIFFTVPDDKIGEVWEVAKPYAHGKIIAHCSGIHSSNIFSDIDRTGSMAYSIHPLCAVSDRETSWQALGDVLFTIEGDERNISNIQNMFAQMGNRTCFISAENKIKYHAAASLASNHMTAVFFMAQKLFLECGFSMQQANEELYRLAKGNLENIHAQGCINSLTGPVERGDKNTVQKHMDALDADMKNAYLENAKQLLEIAEQKNPDRDYAAMREILMPTEIGEQCEK; this is encoded by the coding sequence ATGCAGATCAGTTTTATTGGCGCCGGGAAGGTCGGCGTGTCACTTGGAAAATATTTTATCAGTAAGGGCAGGAAAGTAGGAGGTTATTATAGTCTGAGCCCAAAGTCTGCCGCATGGGCGGCAAATTTTACAAACACAAAGCAATATCAAAGTATCGAAGAAATCATTAGCAGCAGCGACATGATCTTTTTTACCGTGCCCGATGATAAAATCGGGGAAGTATGGGAGGTGGCAAAACCGTATGCCCACGGTAAAATCATTGCACACTGCAGCGGGATTCACAGTTCAAACATCTTTTCTGATATAGATCGTACTGGTAGTATGGCCTATTCTATTCATCCACTCTGTGCCGTCAGTGACAGGGAAACATCCTGGCAGGCACTTGGTGACGTACTGTTCACCATTGAGGGGGATGAGCGAAATATCTCCAATATCCAGAACATGTTTGCGCAGATGGGAAACCGGACGTGTTTTATTTCTGCGGAAAACAAAATCAAATATCATGCAGCGGCATCTCTGGCATCGAACCACATGACAGCGGTATTTTTTATGGCGCAAAAACTATTCTTAGAGTGTGGTTTTTCAATGCAGCAGGCAAACGAGGAATTGTACCGGCTTGCAAAAGGCAATCTGGAAAATATCCACGCACAGGGATGTATTAATTCCCTGACCGGACCTGTGGAGCGCGGGGACAAAAATACCGTACAGAAACATATGGATGCATTAGATGCTGACATGAAAAATGCCTATCTGGAAAATGCAAAGCAGCTTTTAGAAATCGCAGAGCAGAAAAATCCGGACAGAGATTATGCGGCAATGAGAGAAATTCTCATGCCGACAGAGATTGGAGAACAGTGTGAAAAATAA
- the panB gene encoding 3-methyl-2-oxobutanoate hydroxymethyltransferase yields the protein MKNTVVTLQKQKDEHDKITMVTAYDYTTAKIMDESGVNTILVGDSLGMVMLGYEDTLSVTMEDMIHHTAAVTRGAKNAFVVADMPFMSYQTSVYDAVVNAGHLMKEGRANAVKLEGGVEFAPHIKAIAQASIPVVAHLGLTPQSVNAFGGFKVQGKDIEAAQKLIEDAKAVEEAGACMVVLECVPAKLAKKITEMLKVPTIGIGAGADCDGQVLVYQDLLAMYGDFRPKFVKVFANVGDAMREGMAAYIKETKEGTFPSAEHCFKIDDSVIEKLY from the coding sequence ATGAAAAACACAGTAGTAACTTTGCAGAAGCAAAAAGACGAGCACGACAAAATTACAATGGTGACGGCTTACGATTACACGACCGCGAAGATCATGGATGAATCCGGCGTGAATACGATCTTAGTCGGGGATTCACTTGGCATGGTCATGCTTGGCTATGAGGATACGTTATCCGTGACCATGGAAGATATGATCCATCACACGGCAGCAGTGACCAGAGGTGCAAAAAATGCATTTGTTGTTGCAGATATGCCGTTTATGTCCTATCAGACTTCCGTCTATGATGCAGTGGTAAACGCTGGGCATCTGATGAAAGAGGGCAGGGCAAACGCAGTCAAATTAGAGGGCGGCGTGGAATTTGCCCCACATATCAAGGCAATCGCACAGGCATCAATCCCGGTTGTTGCACATCTTGGACTGACGCCGCAGTCGGTCAATGCGTTTGGCGGATTTAAAGTGCAGGGAAAAGACATTGAGGCGGCACAGAAGCTGATCGAGGATGCAAAAGCAGTCGAGGAGGCAGGCGCATGCATGGTCGTATTAGAATGTGTACCGGCAAAACTGGCAAAGAAAATCACGGAAATGCTGAAAGTTCCGACCATCGGTATCGGTGCAGGCGCAGACTGTGACGGACAGGTGCTTGTTTATCAGGATCTGCTTGCCATGTACGGGGATTTTCGTCCAAAATTCGTAAAAGTATTTGCAAATGTCGGGGATGCAATGCGTGAGGGAATGGCGGCATACATCAAAGAAACCAAAGAGGGAACCTTCCCTTCTGCAGAGCATTGTTTTAAAATAGACGATTCCGTGATCGAAAAATTATATTAG
- the panC gene encoding pantoate--beta-alanine ligase produces MKIVSTINEVREQVKEWKKEGNTIGFVPTMGYLHEGHASLIDAARKNNGKVVVSIFVNPIQFGPNEDLDSYPRDLEHDAKLCEEHGVDLIFHPTPEEMYGDNFYTFVDMDVLTKELCGLSRPVHFRGVCTVVSKLFNIVTPDNAYFGQKDAQQLAIIKRMVKDLNMPLSIHGCPIIREEDGLAKSSRNTYLSPEERKAALVLSRSVFLGEKMVKEGERDCKKVIAAMTEEIEKEPLAKIDYVKIVDLSTMQQIDTIEHGILAAMAVYIGKTRLIDNFMIED; encoded by the coding sequence ATGAAAATCGTATCAACCATAAATGAAGTGAGAGAACAGGTAAAAGAATGGAAAAAAGAAGGGAATACGATCGGGTTTGTTCCGACCATGGGATATTTGCATGAAGGTCATGCGAGCCTTATCGATGCAGCACGTAAAAATAACGGCAAAGTAGTGGTCAGTATTTTTGTCAATCCGATCCAGTTCGGGCCAAACGAAGATTTAGACAGCTATCCGAGAGATTTAGAGCACGATGCAAAACTCTGTGAGGAACACGGCGTGGATCTGATCTTCCATCCGACACCAGAAGAAATGTATGGGGATAACTTCTACACCTTTGTGGATATGGATGTGCTCACAAAAGAACTCTGTGGATTAAGCAGGCCGGTTCACTTCCGCGGCGTTTGTACGGTCGTATCCAAACTGTTTAACATTGTGACTCCGGACAATGCATACTTCGGACAGAAGGATGCACAGCAGTTAGCAATCATCAAACGCATGGTAAAAGACTTAAATATGCCACTTTCCATCCACGGCTGCCCGATCATCCGTGAGGAGGATGGACTTGCAAAGAGCTCAAGAAATACATATCTTTCCCCGGAGGAGAGAAAAGCAGCACTCGTGCTGAGCCGCTCTGTTTTCCTTGGTGAAAAAATGGTGAAAGAGGGAGAACGCGACTGTAAAAAAGTCATCGCTGCAATGACTGAAGAAATCGAGAAAGAGCCGCTTGCGAAGATTGATTATGTCAAAATCGTAGACTTATCCACAATGCAGCAGATCGATACCATAGAGCACGGTATACTTGCAGCAATGGCAGTATACATCGGAAAAACCAGACTGATTGACAACTTTATGATCGAGGACTAG
- the panD gene encoding aspartate 1-decarboxylase codes for MTISMLKGKIHRATVTQAELDYVGSITVDIQLLEDAGIFEYEKVQIVDVNNGARFETYTIAGERGSGVICLNGAAARMVQTNDKVIIMAYADVTPEEAKQQKPVVVFVDENNHTTEITNYERHGEISAIR; via the coding sequence ATGACTATTTCAATGTTAAAAGGAAAAATCCACCGCGCGACCGTAACGCAGGCGGAGCTTGACTATGTGGGAAGCATTACCGTAGACATCCAGCTTTTAGAGGATGCCGGCATTTTTGAGTATGAGAAAGTGCAGATCGTGGATGTGAATAACGGTGCACGTTTTGAGACTTATACGATCGCAGGAGAGCGCGGCAGTGGAGTCATCTGTTTAAATGGTGCGGCAGCCCGCATGGTACAGACCAACGACAAAGTGATCATCATGGCATATGCAGATGTGACGCCGGAGGAAGCAAAACAGCAGAAACCGGTCGTTGTGTTTGTGGATGAAAACAACCACACCACGGAGATCACAAACTATGAACGTCACGGGGAGATATCGGCGATCCGTTAA
- a CDS encoding putative ABC transporter permease has protein sequence MPQNCYELVWIFIIYAFIGWCTEVSYAALDRGIFVNRGFLNGPYCPIYGCGVVIVVAVLTPLKDNLLILFIGSFLLTSILEYITGYLLEKVFHNQWWDYSDKPFNIHGYVCLKFSIYWGLACTFIMDVLHPIIYKGITLMPHIVGMILICIIMTVFFVDCGITVATILKFNKRLKIMDEMAERIHKLSDEIGENIYENVTDIVEKSEEFQETHAELLDKLAETTGAAKDKIAETTGTAKNKITGTTETAREKIAETTGTAKEKITDTAANAKLAISENIMEAKSSFEAKKNAWTEKSEEWKKNREKQKAELSELSEKYEHLFEEKNFGFQRLMKAFPDMKSRENDKTLTEFKKHFRLDKPEQK, from the coding sequence ATGCCGCAGAACTGTTATGAACTCGTATGGATATTTATCATTTATGCCTTTATCGGCTGGTGTACGGAGGTTTCTTACGCTGCATTAGACCGTGGAATTTTCGTAAACCGTGGATTTTTAAACGGGCCGTACTGTCCGATCTATGGTTGTGGTGTTGTGATTGTCGTTGCGGTGCTCACTCCATTGAAAGACAATCTGCTGATATTGTTTATCGGGTCTTTTTTGCTGACCTCCATTCTGGAATATATTACTGGATATTTACTGGAAAAAGTATTTCATAACCAGTGGTGGGATTATTCTGACAAACCGTTTAATATTCACGGTTATGTCTGTCTGAAATTTTCGATTTACTGGGGACTGGCATGTACTTTCATCATGGATGTGCTGCACCCGATCATTTATAAAGGAATCACACTGATGCCGCATATTGTCGGAATGATTTTAATTTGCATTATCATGACCGTATTTTTTGTGGACTGTGGCATTACCGTAGCAACGATCCTGAAATTCAATAAACGGCTCAAAATTATGGATGAGATGGCAGAACGTATCCATAAACTTTCCGATGAGATCGGAGAAAACATTTATGAAAACGTGACGGACATCGTGGAAAAATCAGAAGAGTTCCAGGAAACACATGCCGAACTGTTAGATAAATTAGCGGAGACAACCGGAGCTGCGAAGGATAAGATTGCCGAAACAACCGGAACTGCTAAAAATAAAATTACCGGCACAACAGAAACAGCCAGAGAAAAAATCGCCGAGACGACCGGAACTGCAAAAGAGAAGATCACAGATACCGCTGCAAATGCAAAACTTGCAATTTCAGAAAATATCATGGAAGCAAAGAGCAGTTTCGAGGCAAAGAAAAATGCCTGGACTGAAAAATCGGAAGAGTGGAAGAAAAACCGCGAAAAACAAAAAGCGGAGCTTTCCGAACTCTCTGAGAAATACGAACATCTTTTTGAAGAAAAAAACTTTGGCTTTCAGCGTTTGATGAAAGCATTCCCGGATATGAAGTCAAGAGAAAATGATAAGACTTTGACGGAATTTAAAAAACACTTTCGTTTAGACAAGCCGGAACAAAAATAA
- a CDS encoding fumarate hydratase, giving the protein MIRTVDTKIITENVKEMCIEANHYLSKDMDIAMKNAVTTEKSELGRKILNQLQDNLKIADEEMIPICQDTGMAVIFLEVGQDVHFEGEAIEDAINEGVRQGYTEGYLRKSVVKDPLIRENTKDNTPAVIHYSIVPGDKVKITIAPKGFGSENMSRVFMLKPADGIEGVKDAVLTAVKDAGPNACPPMVVGVGIGGTFEKCAILAKKALTRPVGEHSDIPYVKDMEEELLGKINRLGIGPGGFGGTTTALAVNINTYPTHIAGLPVAVNICCHVNRHVVREV; this is encoded by the coding sequence ATGATCAGAACAGTCGATACAAAAATAATTACAGAAAATGTCAAAGAGATGTGCATTGAAGCAAACCATTATCTTTCCAAAGATATGGATATTGCAATGAAAAATGCGGTTACAACGGAAAAATCCGAACTTGGCAGGAAAATATTAAATCAGCTTCAGGATAACTTAAAGATTGCGGATGAAGAGATGATACCGATCTGTCAGGATACCGGAATGGCAGTTATCTTTTTGGAAGTGGGGCAGGATGTTCATTTTGAGGGAGAGGCGATTGAGGATGCCATCAACGAGGGCGTGCGTCAGGGTTACACGGAAGGCTATTTGCGGAAATCCGTTGTGAAAGATCCTCTGATCCGTGAAAATACGAAGGACAATACCCCGGCGGTTATCCATTATTCCATCGTTCCGGGGGATAAAGTAAAGATTACCATTGCACCAAAAGGATTTGGAAGTGAGAACATGAGCCGTGTCTTCATGCTAAAACCGGCGGATGGTATCGAGGGAGTAAAAGATGCTGTATTGACAGCCGTAAAAGATGCGGGGCCGAATGCATGTCCGCCTATGGTTGTGGGAGTCGGGATCGGTGGAACATTTGAAAAATGTGCAATCCTTGCCAAAAAGGCGCTGACACGACCGGTCGGGGAACATTCCGATATTCCTTATGTCAAAGACATGGAAGAAGAACTGTTAGGAAAAATCAACCGGCTTGGTATTGGACCGGGAGGATTTGGCGGTACGACAACAGCACTTGCCGTCAATATCAATACCTATCCGACCCATATCGCGGGACTTCCTGTGGCAGTCAACATCTGTTGTCATGTAAACCGTCATGTGGTAAGGGAAGTTTAA
- a CDS encoding Fe-S-containing hydro-lyase: MDKHITTPITEEVTKDLKSGDYVYITGTIYVARDAAHKRMIEALQRGEELPIDIKDSTIYYMGPSPAREGRPIGSAGPTTATRMDRYAPTLLDLGEKAMIGKGKRSKEVIDAIVRNHAVYFAAVGGAGALLSKCITKSEIVCYEDLGAEAIRKIEIRDFPVIVVIDSQGNNLYETAIKEFAAI, from the coding sequence ATGGATAAGCATATTACGACGCCGATCACGGAAGAAGTGACGAAAGATTTAAAATCAGGTGATTACGTTTATATTACAGGAACAATCTATGTGGCAAGAGATGCCGCACACAAAAGAATGATCGAGGCACTGCAGCGGGGAGAAGAACTGCCGATCGATATCAAGGACAGTACCATTTATTATATGGGTCCATCTCCGGCGCGCGAGGGCAGACCGATCGGTTCTGCAGGACCGACCACAGCCACCCGCATGGACAGATATGCACCGACACTGCTTGATCTCGGGGAAAAAGCGATGATTGGAAAAGGAAAACGTTCAAAGGAAGTCATTGATGCCATTGTGCGCAACCATGCAGTTTACTTTGCAGCAGTCGGCGGTGCAGGGGCACTTTTATCAAAATGTATTACAAAATCAGAGATCGTATGTTATGAGGATCTTGGGGCAGAGGCGATCCGCAAAATTGAAATCAGGGATTTCCCGGTGATCGTTGTGATCGACAGTCAGGGAAACAATCTCTATGAAACGGCAATCAAAGAATTTGCAGCAATATAA
- a CDS encoding Gfo/Idh/MocA family protein, giving the protein MEKNLNWAVLGTGVIANEMAQALKAMGKTLYAVGNRTHEKAVTFAEKYQVAKVYDDFHEMFTDPDVDVIYITTPHNTHIGFVREALKNKKHVLCEKSITLNSLELEEALALAKENDVIFAEAMTIWHMPLYKKLWELIDAGKTGTYASNANEEHEEIADWLADGVPALGKVQMIQLNFGSYKEYNMKNRFFNMDLAGGALLDIGVYALSIARSFMESKPDQVLSQVKFAPTGADEQAGILLMNKEAQMATLALSLHSKQPKRAVISCENGYIEIMEYPRADQAVIVEAESGVHHTVNAGEAKKALQYEMEDMEQAIKTGDVHKLKISDTKDVMDIMTDLRKKWNMKYPGERWE; this is encoded by the coding sequence ATGGAAAAAAATTTAAACTGGGCGGTTTTAGGAACCGGTGTGATTGCAAATGAGATGGCGCAGGCATTAAAAGCTATGGGAAAAACACTTTATGCTGTGGGAAACCGCACACACGAAAAGGCAGTTACATTTGCGGAAAAATACCAGGTCGCAAAGGTATACGATGATTTTCATGAAATGTTTACAGATCCTGATGTGGATGTGATCTACATCACGACACCACACAATACCCATATCGGATTTGTCAGGGAAGCACTGAAAAATAAAAAGCATGTATTATGTGAGAAGTCCATTACCTTAAACAGCCTTGAACTGGAAGAAGCATTAGCGCTTGCAAAGGAAAATGATGTGATTTTTGCAGAGGCAATGACTATCTGGCATATGCCGTTATATAAAAAACTATGGGAACTGATCGATGCCGGAAAAACAGGTACATACGCTTCAAATGCTAATGAGGAGCACGAAGAAATCGCAGACTGGCTGGCTGATGGGGTTCCTGCTCTTGGAAAAGTTCAGATGATACAGCTTAACTTTGGAAGTTACAAAGAATACAATATGAAGAACCGTTTCTTTAATATGGATCTTGCAGGCGGGGCATTACTGGATATCGGTGTCTATGCACTCAGCATTGCACGCAGTTTCATGGAAAGCAAACCAGATCAGGTCTTAAGTCAGGTGAAATTTGCACCGACCGGAGCTGATGAGCAGGCAGGGATTCTGTTAATGAACAAAGAAGCACAGATGGCAACACTTGCTTTATCGCTACATTCGAAACAGCCGAAACGTGCAGTAATCAGCTGTGAAAATGGTTATATTGAAATTATGGAATATCCGCGTGCGGATCAGGCAGTGATCGTGGAAGCTGAATCAGGAGTGCACCATACCGTGAACGCCGGCGAGGCAAAGAAGGCCTTACAATATGAGATGGAAGATATGGAGCAGGCAATAAAAACAGGAGATGTCCATAAATTAAAAATTTCAGATACAAAGGATGTTATGGATATCATGACAGATCTGCGAAAAAAATGGAATATGAAATATCCGGGAGAAAGATGGGAATAA